TTGTTGAATCTTGTTCTAGGGGTTCAATTTCGTCCTCAGATTGATTCACTAATTGAATATCTGAAGGTAGGCAGCCAATTTTGTTTGAGGCtgttattctttaatttttagcaaaggaAATGATAATTAGATGCACTGTTTTTTATTGGAGCATATATTCCATGCGTGCTTATGATATTGGGACTTGATTTTCTAGGTCCAGAATGATTACAAAGTAATAAATTCAGACCAGTGGATAAATTTTCTACGTTTTTGCAAGGAGGTAAACCTTTTGGAAATGCACAAGtttgctaattttattttcccatttgCCGCCATAACTCAATACCATAAAGTTTCTTTCCATCTGCATTGGAAGTCAGTGTTGGCTGCCAGAATGAAgaaaaactaagaaaagaaaatgacatgtaaaaatatgaataattcaTGCTAGATTTCACATGCTTGACGTATGTACTTGATATTTGATGAAAAGGCATTAGTTTcttttattatcataattttctttttcctcaagCAACCTTGAGGCATCTATAATAACTTTGAATCTTTGCTAGAACAGATTAGCTTTCCAGATCTTGAAAACTATGATGCAACCCAAGCTTGGCCCTTGATCCTTGATAATTATGTTGAATGGATGAGAGAAAAGCATAGCTAGTGTTGCCATTTTTTGTATGTCTTGCAGATTGCTGATTTCATATGGTAAATGCTTTCTCTGTGTGTCCCTTAGATGTTATGCCCTTGAATGTATTAAagaactataaaattttcattttgattaatttgtCGACAGGACAAGACCTTGTGGAAAACCTAACCACAGCAACCTTGGAGCTTGGCTCATATCATAACTGATTAAACTGATTTTACTGAACCTTTTTCTCTGGTTAAAGCTGCAATTTTGTTGTCCTCCGATGGTTTatacattctgcattcattaatagttcctttttcctttttacagTTCGttattttaagcaaaaaaaataaagaaaagaaaaagatttgtTACTCAATGAAggatatattaatatatagttttaaacCATGTTTTGTTTATCACAACAGTTTCATTCTGGTAGTACTAAAGAGACCAAGGAAGCTTCAATCTTCATTCACCAAGAATCCACGCTCTTGAAGCTGCAAAAACATCAACCAAAGAACAGTAAATtgttaattaactaaatcaGAATAAGAAGAGTGAAAAATGTTCCAACTTTATTGTTAGTTGTTACCTTGTTTAGAGATTTTCCACTCACTATCAGAGCCTAGAGCCCAAAAGAAATAGCCACGAATTCCAAGTGCTTGTGCAAACCCAATCTTCAACGTCGCTGTTATATCATCATCATATCCAACCCAAGATGAACCAACATAAGAATATGTCGAGACACTGTCCATGTCATGTACTACAATGGCACCGTTCTTCTTATTGAACTCCTCTATCTCCAGAAATGTCATCGTTCCATTATCTCCTGGCCCTACTGCAACAGCGGCTGATCCTATCTCATGAAAACTTGGGTCCTTTAGTTGCCAACTTCTTCCATAAAGTGGCAATCCCATAACTAGCTTGCTTCTAGCCACCTCAGCTTTGATCCATGATCTAAGCCCATAACTCGTAGTCACATTACTGCTCGAGTCATAAAGCGCTGCATGAGCTCCTGTCACTGAAGTGTTCCATCCTCCATGATAATCGAAACACATTACATTAACCCAATCCAGATTTTTATCCATAGAGTTCGCTGGGTATTTTCGGTAGACTCCATCAAAGTTAACCTCGACTGAGAAGTACACGGCCGCCGTGAGAAGTAGAGGTGCTCGGCATGTTGCTTTAGCCTCAACTTTGATAGCTCGTCGCCATTCCTTGAACAAATGGCCTAAGTTCTTCATATCTTTCGGGTTGTTGGGGTATTCCCAGTCCAAGTCCATCCCATCAAACCCAAACTTTCGTGCCACCTCCATAGCTGAAGCTATGAAAGCTTTACGTGACTTTGGCTTTGAAGCCATGCGAGAAAATTGAAGGGAATCGGAACCGCCACCGCCGATGGAGAAAAGGGTTGCGGGCGGAGGATTCATGTGGCCCAGGGTGGTAGTAAAATTTGACATCAGTAGGGCTGTTGAATTTGATATTTCGAATTTGTAGGTGACGTTGCTTGGCATGAGAAAAGCATAGTGAATATGAGAAAACAAGGATGTATCTATGGCTGATGGTGGGAAAGTTGAATCTGAAGGCCAATAAGCTGCTTTGATAGCCGGTGCAAACGCAATGGCAACTGATCTTGTAGGCAATGTTAATAAAACGATATTAAGAATGGAAAACAGCTGAAAATATATGATGAGGGCAGCCATTATTACAGAGGCTTTTCACAATATACGGCATAAAAACAcacacgtatatatatatatatatggatacaCAGTTAACTGTTCAAACAacactaaatataaaaaatagaacaaatacTTTAATGGTCAGTATGTGCTTGAACCTTACATAATGGCCTTTCGTTTTTGTCTGGGCACTAACGTCTGCTTGCGGAGATGAAATGAACGCAAGTGTGAAGGCAGTGACAAGTGGAGAAGTCTTTATATtctatatttcaaaattttgtcaaatgaaaattttggtcaAAGTATTGGGAAGTAATGTTAATCCCTctatttttaaatgatctctatatactattaaaaataaaaataagattaattatataatataattaaaattcactTTATAAAAACTATcctgaaaattatattttttttcaattgcatTCCAACTTCATACAAAAATCTCATTTAAGAAGGAGAATGTATTTAAAGAGGTAGGTAGGGATTTTGGTccctcaaaacaaaaaattgctATTTCGGTTAccttataaataatgaaattaaaaataatatatatggtaaaattacactttgtccctcaaaataaaaaaatttatttttaacgtattaaaatgatgaaattataaatgataaaattatgttttaacctctcaaaatttataattaattttcagccCTCTTAAAAATTTCTAGATTTGCTCATTTCGaaccataaaaatttaaaaatattattctgttaaacaataaataatatttttgaatagtaAATATGAACTCTATTTtgatttagattattttaataaaattcatttaataatagaagGCTTGATTTAATCATGGTTTAAATATGTTagtcgtcctcgaaatttaaaatttaatttttatacaaaattttcaaatccaataaaatatcaaaatttaatgtctcaaaagtaaaatataagataaaattttaaattttaaaagagtatAAAACTCTCAAACATATTTAAACCAATTATAGAACCTCTTAGGTACCTTCACTGAAAAATTTGAGTAGGAGGGTTACGGGTTACCCTTTCACTTTTCAAGATCCATGAAAGCAATTATCACATGAAGAAGCAGGTATATGCGTACGtaataattaagatattttttCTCATGTTGcattattaataaatgaaattttcaagTACTTGGTcattgaaaaaaatgataaaaatttatgaacaaGTCATGTATTAGTATTAGCTCTGAAATTATTAACAATGAAAAAtgtaaacaacaaaaaaaagacaCTGCAAATAATTACAAGGAAATCAACAATCATCTGTTGTCATTGTTTGCAGCGGCAATCATCGGGGTTCCAATTGTGAAATCTGAGGGTCATTGAATGAGCAAATTTCTTGTTGTGATGCAGACGTACTTCCTGTATTTTTATCTGCTTTTACAGAGAAAGCTGGCCTTCTAGGCGTAGTTGCCGCCATTGAAGCATTCTTAAGCATACTGAAAACTTCTAACATGGTTGGTCTATTCTCTGGATTTTCTTGCACACAAAGCAATGCGATTTGCATGCATCTCATGATTTTACAAGTTGAAGATGAATCATCAAGTGATGTATCGATGAATTCTGTCCCTCTATCATCACTCCACAACTCATATGCCTGCAAatcatcaaaaaagaaaaaaaagaaagcctATTAATGTCATTCATTCAGTAGCTTAAATGGGTTTGTTTTTGCATTTGGAAAAACCTTGAAAGTCTAAACATTAATGAATTCATGGTGATTAACTTACATATTCAAGAAGGTTTAAGTTCTCCTGTGGGCCATAATAACATGTATTCCTCTTGCCACTTATAATTTGCAGAAGAAGAACTCCAAAGCTGTAAACATCATACTTCATGGAGTATATACCTTTTCTTACATATTCAGGAGGAACATAGCCACTGAATTGAGATTTGTTTGTCATTAAAATGCTAAGCAATATAcatcaaatcaaacaaaaggAAACCCTGTTTCGAAAAAGGTTTAACTTACTATGTTCCAACAATTCTACCAGTGTTTGCTTCATTTACATCCTTCTTGAAAAGTCTAGCCATCCCAAAATCTGATATCTTGGGGTTCATATCACAATCCAGTAATATGTTGCTAGCTTTTAAATCCCTATGAATCACCGTAATATTCGAATATTCTTGAAGATACAACAGTCCTTGAGTAACCCCTTCAATGATCCTCACACGCTTTTCCCAGTCTAAAACATACCGCCTGACTGGATCTGCAACAACCCCACACTTTTGATCATAGCATCAAGTATAAAATTGTGACCAATATGTGCTTTAAACTAGAATTAAAGActtaaaatcaacttaatagcATACCAAAGAGATAGAGTTCTAAGCTTTTATTTGGCATGAATTCATATATCAGCAATTTTTCCTCCTTTTCTGTGCAATATCCCAACAGCCTTACTAGATTTACATGTTGAAGCCTGGCTGTCAATGTAACCTCATTTTGAAATTCCTCATGTCCTTGAGTAGAAGTTCTGGAAAGTCTCTTCACTGCAATTTCCTGGCCTCCTGGTAATTTACCCTATCAAAATCCAAAAAGGATACTAAATCATCATTTGCTGGTGCCTGCAACTTTGCTTCAGCACTGAATGTAAATGCTATTGACCAACCGTATACTGTTTATGTTACCTTGTACACAGGACCAAAGCCACCTTCTCCAAGCTTATTTGCACTTGAGAAATTATTTGTAGCCCCTTTGATGTTAGCAAACTTGAACACTTGCAAATGGGAAGCATCACTGCCAAAATTTTCAGCAGCTGGTGCATTAATTCTTGGGCTAGGAATGCTCGTTAAAACCATTTCCGCTGTAAAAAGCAACCAAAAAAATGTATAAGGAAaactcagaaaaaaaaaaagaatctttCCTTTTATGCATTGCTATCAACCAAAACATTTGCTCCAATTCCTATCCTCAAAGTTGAAGGCCATTTACCTTCTGATTGAACCTTTCTTCTACGCAAATAA
This sequence is a window from Gossypium raimondii isolate GPD5lz chromosome 5, ASM2569854v1, whole genome shotgun sequence. Protein-coding genes within it:
- the LOC105770696 gene encoding class V chitinase CHIT5b — translated: MAALIIYFQLFSILNIVLLTLPTRSVAIAFAPAIKAAYWPSDSTFPPSAIDTSLFSHIHYAFLMPSNVTYKFEISNSTALLMSNFTTTLGHMNPPPATLFSIGGGGSDSLQFSRMASKPKSRKAFIASAMEVARKFGFDGMDLDWEYPNNPKDMKNLGHLFKEWRRAIKVEAKATCRAPLLLTAAVYFSVEVNFDGVYRKYPANSMDKNLDWVNVMCFDYHGGWNTSVTGAHAALYDSSSNVTTSYGLRSWIKAEVARSKLVMGLPLYGRSWQLKDPSFHEIGSAAVAVGPGDNGTMTFLEIEEFNKKNGAIVVHDMDSVSTYSYVGSSWVGYDDDITATLKIGFAQALGIRGYFFWALGSDSEWKISKQASRAWILGE